Sequence from the Ziziphus jujuba cultivar Dongzao chromosome 9, ASM3175591v1 genome:
aatatatatatatatatatatatatatacttatatatatatttcctgtaatttattttctttaattgatTAAAGATTGCTCCCCGCAACATCCACAACGAACCTGTATCTAACATCGTTCTTCTCCAATCTTTCAAATGCTTCATTAATATAGTCCATCTTGATGGTTTCAATCATGGAAGTTACGTTCTTCTCCCTGCAGAACTCAAgcatttcttcttgttctttcaTGCTTCCCACAAAACTCCCAGTAATCATCCTCCTCCCtacagggaaaaaaataataataataattaaaaaaaataaaaaaaaagaagaaaaaaagaaaaagaaaaagaagcacaATTCAACAAAAGAAATGAGCACCCAATatagaaaatcttcaaaccgagAAACGAATTTCcatatctaaataaaaaacataacaaaataaataaataagaaaagaaaaacatagcTACTCACCAAGCATAACCATGGGGGAGACGAATTGCAGAGGGGTATTAATAACACCCATCAAGATCAGCTTCCCATCGAGCTTCAACAAAGAAAGGTAAGGCTCAAGGGGGTGGAAAACAGGGACTGTATCAATAACGTAATCGAATGAATCAGCAGCTTGTTGCATGCGAGTGGTGTCCGAGCTGACCAGGTAATCATCAGCACCAAGATGTTCAAGAGCTTCCACTTTCTTCTTCTCAGAAGAGCTTATCACAGTCACATGGTGTCCCATTGCTTTTGCTATTAACACCCCCATATGTCCAACACCTCCAAGACCCAATATTGCTCCTTTCAATCCACTCTGTTTCAGCCCAAAATGAGTCAGTGGACTGTAAACTGTCACTCCAGCGCAAAGTAGCGGCGCCGCTTGTTCCGGCACCAATCCATCGGAAATCTTCACCacaaaccttaaaaaaaaaagccaaaaaaaaaaaaattaatatcaactAATTGGGAATggtattttctttgtttaataAGAAATTTGGTACATGTGGGGGTTTTGTATATACTTTTGATGGACGACCATGGCTTCGGCAAACCCTCCTTGAGTGGGTTTTCCGTCGGTATAGACATCGTTATAGGACCAGATTTTTTTGCTGCAGTACTGCTCGTTGTCGGTTTTGCATGGATGGCAGTTTCTGCAGCAACCCACAGTGCATCCCACACCCACTGTGTCTCCTGCTTTGAACTTTGTAACCTCCGATCCAACTTccacaacctcaccaaccacttCGTGCCTATCATccaatcaattttatataacgcataattaataaacaaatataaaaaattttataattaagaagCGAAGGAGTAGAACAGAGAAAACagatagcctttttttttttttttaattacccaGGAACCATGGGGTAGTGGGACATTCCAAGATCATTTTTGGCCTGGTGAAGATCAGTGTGGCAAACTCCACAGAAAGTGACTTTGAGGTATACATCTTCTGGTCCTGTGTTCCTGCATTGATTTTGTTTATATCTTtaaaacaaactttttttttttttttttttttgggttgaagatTATTTAATCAGAATAattcaaaaggagaaaaatattgATGGTCACGAAAGACTTACCTAAGAGTGTATGTATAGGGTGAAAGAATCCCAGATGAGTCTCTTGCTGCCCAACCTTTTATGGTTCTTTCAGTTTCAAGGCCGCCCATGATCGCAGATGGAAAAtacagagaaaaaataaaaaaaaaaatagagaagcaGAAAAGTGGGTATGCGTGGCTGAGTTTCgatggaagaagaagatgaagaagaggaagagttGGGGTGTGAGTGCGGGAACTGTGGGGAATACAATGCAAAAAGCGAAGCTTATAAAAGGCCAAAAGAGTATAGACGGAAACAAAGCGAAATGGCTACTCATTCGGAATATAGAGTTGGACACCTCAGCATTGGGGTCACGATTGCGGTAGGTGAAGCTAAGGGGGTTGGTGGTGGATGCCCCTTTGCCAATGGGTTGTACATGCTACCCATTTACTCATACCTTGGATCATTGATAAATTGTGGGACCCACTTACAATGATTATGACCGTTGATGGTGACATTTACGGTTTGATTGAGACAACGTTTAGGTTGTATGAAAGTGGATTGGAATGTGGATGtatgtgattttgtttttttggctgtGTTGCGTCATGTGTATGTCACTTCGCAAACACGGTCTAAATTACGGAGTAACTGGCCGATGACTTTTCACCCGTTTGTGGGACCTGTTTATTCTTCTGTTAGACCATCTTATACAGGCACTTACATAAAACgattcccttttgtttttttttgaacgattcaaataaatacccctctctctctctctctctctctctctctctctctctctctctctctctctctctctctctctctctctctctctctctctctctctctcaaaacaAGTCTAATGGATGTTtggtgaaaaaaaagaaaaatatagtaggaaattgatatttggaaatttgttttttggatttaagtttttagaaaataaatttttttgattttttttatagtgtctggttaattatagaagaatatatgatttaaaatcaatttttcagataattttaaaataatatatttttaataggatCTATTTTTTCTGTcagttttttatattataaaatttattttctactaGAATCCATAAATTTCTTCTCTTAAatattatccaaataaaaaaaaatttatttttttagaaaattttaaattcccacTAATTTTACAACTATCCAAACACCACTAACTTTATTACTATTCGAACACCCCATAAGAAAAAGCATTCTTcacatttgaaaatatttatagagAGAATTAGTCATAAATCAATCTCTCTTATAAGTTAGTGAAATTATGGAatcattcttcttttttctaaatattagaaTGGCCTTCAGTGAGATGATAAAATTTGGGCAAAATAGTCAATTTTGGACGTGGGATATCCAGAATGGTTATTTAGCAAGGAAAAAGTAGTGTCGTGATAAGCGGTGCgaaagtaaatatttaatttttaatattgatatattttgataagattttgttttgtttgtattctatgataaattaaatattgatcTATTTTGATAAGACTTTGTATTGTTTGTATTGTATGATAATGTGATGCTGTAcaatgaataagaaaataacTTAGATATAAATTGGTGCAaattgtcaaaataaaaaatattcttgtattaaatttaaaattaaatttacatgGAATGAGCTTCATTTTCTTGAGAATTAATCTCTAGTTCTCTTCCTCTTCCATTTTCCTTTTCCCTTTAGCATTAGATCTTAAAATCACGGTTTTCATTTGTATAATTAAACTATATATTTGCTCTACGTATAAGATCTTATAAGTTATTggaaggagaaaaaaagaaaaaatcttataaattatCGATTAGTGGGTTGAGGTTGAGAAGTATATCAGAGAAGTAAATACTtttaacataaaagaaaaaaaaaaatagttttaattcgTTTCATTGTGCTGCacacatataaaattttcattaaaaagaagaagaagaagaagaagaagaagaagaagaagagtaatgctatttgatattataatacgaaccaacaaaataattactgcaTGTATCTATTTTTCAGttatgaaacaaataatttactaaataaatatgtgaatcatgtctccaaaaaaaatatatgaataatggTACTTCCTAACCCATATAATAGGATAATAGGATTGaagacctaaaaaaaaaaaaaaaaaaaaaaaagattaagacATGTaatccaattgaaataaatgtcCGAGGTGAATGGTGTTTCACTGTGGAAGAGACATCATAAAAATTCCATCTAAGCTGATTGTTTGTTGATCTTTCGCTTTCATCCTAAACATGGACGTGATCCTCATATTCGTTTCATAGTATTACCATCATCCTCTACTTATCTGTTAGAGGATGCTGTCATGAATAGAACCGAAAGGgtccaaaatgaaaatgataataaactTGTGTTATGCAAAAGGGTCCATGTTGTTAGGCAAAAATTGTGTTGGATGATCAGGACCCTACACCTGTAAATTTCTTCAATTGGAGATGGAAGATTTGGCCAAGTGGCTTACAAGTTTATGTAAAATGGGAGTCTCGTATCAccattattgatgtttagtaaaagTTCAAAGTTCGAATCACGAACTTCCACCAATATGGTAATAAAACTTATAAGAAGTCAAAAAACCtttactaccaaaaaaaaataaaaataataaataaatagataaaaaataaaagaaaaatacattagCTATATATGACATGTAAGTTGGATGAAAGAGATGGACAGCCTTCCTTAAGTTTGCTTCCAAGTTTTCTTCCCAATCAATCTCACCAACCTCTGGTTGACAATTTTGCAaccacaaaaatgaaaaagaaaaaaaaatttcgttcAAAATTATATGAACCACATAGATACATCGCATCTATGATGAGATTTATTAccaatattattatcaatactTGTCGGAAATACATACTAATCCGCTGGTATGCAAAATCTCTCAAAGTTGAATATCCAACGAAAGTTCTTTATTCTTATAACACTATCACGGCAAtagttatctatttatttatttattttttagcaacGAAACTTTAACTTATCATTATATTGCTTTCAGCGACTCTTCAACtaaccaaaaaaggaaaaaaaaaaaaaaaaaaaaaaaaaaaaaaaaaaaagaaaaagaaaaaaaaagaagaaattgtaAGACTCAATTGAGAAAAGGTCCAAAAGCTTAGTAGGTACCCTAAAGAATTGTAGAACACAAATGGGTTTCATTAACCCAATAATTTGGTGATTATCAACTCTTTTGCTCTATCTAGATCTACAAAATGttgcttattttattaattttttaatccaatttcCTACCATAGACTTTGTTTAATACCAcctgtaaataatttttttttgaaaagctgGATAACATTGTAGTTTTCCTGCTGGTTCTTGATTATATTACTGGTCTAATGTTAACATGCTATTGCAGGTTTTCCACATGATGCtgccaaaaagaaaacactGTTAAAAGCAACTGGTTTTCACCTGACTATAAATCATATTACAACATTTCAACTTTAATTTGAAACCAAGATGCGATAAATGAAAAGAGATCAACTCCAAAAGTGCAAGCGGTAATGAGTGTCTCTTGACACCATTTTACAGTCTTCACTAAATTGGAATAAACAAAACATGTAAACTTTCTCATGGAGTAGTTGGAAGGATGGTTACCTACAAATTTAGACTTGGACAAAGTCAACATTAGACATGTCATATTTTAGTTGAGTCAATGTCATTATTGGATTAGATCATATTCTTCTTATGAATATCAAATCAAccaaaataaagatatatataaatatatatatatataaaattctacGGTATAGACAGTCATAGACAGTCTCCATGCTGACCATGAATATTGATGATTGTTTTTTCAACAACTGCAACTGCCGTCAACACTCCGTACACACCATAGACGGATAAACCCTGTTGTTTGCACATATCAACATTTGATGGGTCAACCTACTGGAAAAAGCAAATATCATGGGgcaaactataaatttgaaggaggtgaaataataatttatggaAACTATAATTCCATTACTCCACAATGTAatctttttcattattattatttaataatatatgaatatgatGGCTTTTTGAGGGTTGTTTAAGCAAACTTGTTGCTCTTAATTACAAGAGGTATGGTATTACACGTACCGTTGGTACAAATGAAGTAAAAACCAAGCATTAAGTCAAGCTTCAAACAACTCATGTTATGCTGAAAGATGGGCCTGCAAAGGAAACTGGATAAGATGGACAATAGAATGTGAGGTTACTGGCTAATTGCCATTGCACACGACCACTGGAGTAGTAACTTAGCTGTAGAGTTTTCCTGTGTATGAAAGAACTGGTTATCCTAATTTTTTCATGGTACAAAACAACAGAATAATTATAATGACAGTACATGCACTAGACAAactgttccagaaaataaacaatgtcCTCCTGGCCGTACATAAAAAACCTCTGGATGTCAAGTTAGCAGCCAACTGAAGAACTCTTTTGTTCTTTCCCTTCCAGCTGAAGTAATGAGCAGCATTGTACATGATAATCTTTTACCGAGGCCACATATGAACTTCTAAAATTGTCTGAACCCAAAATAATACCCTACTGTGAAAACATAACAATGTCTCTAGTATTGGGTAAGTACAAATATGAGTAAAAAACCTGGCAAAATGAGTTGGAGCACTAAAATCACCTCAACGGGATATAAATGAAGCTTGGAGGATCTAGTTGTAACTTAAGAGTTTGTAAGTTCCCAACTTCGTTGCATATGCGAAGGCAAAGAAGCAACCAACTTGATGCTTTCTAGGTGTGAAAGATCATAGTCTGAATACAGTTGCACATTTTGCAAAACCAGAGAAATATCAGGCAAAACCATTTGCTTGCAATGAAGATGTAGACGAGGATGCTTGTCAGAAATATCTCCATTATCTAAATCGAGACCAAAGGGAAGGATTTTTCTTTTCGGAACTTCATTTGAGTTGTTTTCATGATTAGAACAAGGAAAAGGTTTCCAGTTTTTATGAGCTTGCCACCCATATTTGTAGTCTCCAAGTATTGGTGTTCCCAAGACCTCGGCACAGTGGACACGAAGCTGTGATTCCAgaacatgattgaagttgtgaAGAGCAAAAATTCAGTCAGTAGATAAGGGACAAATTTGGTTTCAGACATAAAAATTAGTATTGAGTTCTGATCCATACCTGGTGCTTTCTACCAGTAATAGGGGAAAGTTCTAACCATGTATATCCTGGATAATTAACATTGGGATAAGCAGCATATACAGAACTTGTTGATTGAGAAACAATTTTCTAGTAAAACAATCATAGTAACTGACAAAGAGGTCAAAAACAATCTTCATGAGATAGTTGGAGGAAAAAAGTGGAAAATAACTTCATTAGGCAtctcaaaagagaaaaaattaccGTGAAAATGGATATAGGATGTAAACCATATACTACTTCGAAGCGGAAATATTTAGGATGTATTATATACTTTCACCGACGTGCATTATATATTTAGGTATTAATTTAGACATTGCTAGTGTTTGTACCCGTTCTatgatcaaatatatttaaatggcagatttcttttctttcatttcttttctttttactctGCACAACCTCTTGAAAAGCTGCTTGGTATCACTAAATGACCAAGAAAGTTGAACCAATCAACTGTTCTCTTCAAATTTCATACATTGCTTTcattacttcttcttcttcttcttctttgttttcccCCACACCCCCCACCCCCTTCCCCTCCCCTGTCCTTCCAGTTTTTCCATTTCATTTCAGGTCAAAAAGCATCAAAAGAATCAAGAGAAATGGGCACAATAATCATGCAGCCCGTAAGGTTTAAGAAATTTTGATTATAACACACAGAGATCAGACTTTttcccttctttctttttcccatgCATCGAAATACTACTACCTTGTGTCTGGTGTAAATCTGTTTTTAAAGCTGTATGTAATAATTTTGTAGACTTGCAATAAATTTTGTTGCTAACCATGAGATGATCCAATCACTTTATACTTTGTAATTGCATGTTGTGACGCCAAAGTTTGGGAATTGTGCATTACTGTGATTCGATCTGATTTTCCATTGTCCAATACAACCTGTACTCAATATAACATAGTATGAGCATGACCTGATGGTTTAAATTCCCCAACATACACAAAAGGTATGATAAACGGGCTATTATATATGCCACATTGAGCtagttattagtattattagactAATAGTAAATGCAATATAGCAACAGAAGTAATGCATTTATTTTAATAACAGGACCAAGTTCTCTTAGGCACATCTACGATGCATATAAATGGACTATTTTAAGttgtgaaaaatatttaaatggaaAAAGTATACAGATCTGCATCTCATTAGGTTTGATATCCCACAAGACTTTTCAAGATTATATGGTCAAACAACATATGAAGGCAACCGGCTAAGTTTCATTTATTATGTTGAACTAGTTTACTGTAAGAAATTCCCAATAAAAACCCCAGGACATCAAGGACCAGATACCAAGAAACTAGGCTACTAACGGCTTGATGGCACAGAATGCACTGATATTTATACATGGTAAGCCAgttttagcttctttttttttttttttttttttaaaaaaaaacaaaatctaaccTTTCTCAGAGGTGCTGAGATGAAACCCTTCCGATGTCTTGGAGATCCAATAACAAGTGCCCAATACCTTCTTTGCAGAATTCTCTTTACATTGTCTATTTCCTTTGAAAATAATACATGTATAAGGTTGAAACATAATATCAACAAAACTAACAGCCTTGTAACTTCCTATGAAAATGTTCCTGTACACAGCATGCCTATGAACAGtagggaaccaaaaaaaaaaaaaactcaacttTACCCACATCATGTGATGCTCCAAAGGTTTTCTCACGGAAGATGGTATGCAAAACTGTTGCACTTGTTTGTGTCCTTCCCATCACCAAGATGCCACTACTATCTCTGTCAAGTCTGTGTACCTACTAAACACAGGTTTTTTCATCACAAGAAAGTTAACATACTTATACAAGCAACCATTAATGAGATTGCCTAAATGGAAGATATGTGTTGTCCAGACCATGCAACACAAATCATAAAAGTTGCGCAAATAATTGAATCTATAAAAATTTGTCATGGTAATTTCTTTGAATATCCCTCATATTGTGCTTCAAAGAAGTAAGCTGGTCTATCAAAATATTACATTCATATATGTCACAGAAAGGAAATCTCCTTTTCTTGCAATTTGTTTAGCATACAACCAAATAAAACATTCTGCATATTAAAGATTGTCATCTTATCAAAATCTTTATATGTTTTGATTGCCCCTCTAGTGCTACACATATAGAACAAATGTACGATAGCAATACAAGTTACTAAACTGTTAGAACTAATAGAAAACTTTCGATCATGTCATACTTCCTATCCCAGCTCTCATGATCATACAACTACTCACAAGCCCAGAAATTGAGCTTAAGATGGTTGAAGGATGCTAAAATACtgtttaaaaaaaggaaaaaattcagacaagttaaagttaaaaaaataaactcactAGCCGAGGGGGTTCCAAGCAGTCATAACTTAAGCAGGTGGCGGCCAGTTCATCTAAACTTCTTTTGATTCCAATCCCTCCCTGTTCAATcactatatataataaagaaaagcCCACTACCAACAACTGAACTAAGGAGCAAGTAAACCACAAATGAACCATAAATAGCTGACCTGAACTGGCATTCCAGGAGGTTTATTGACAACAATAATTGCAGGATCCTGACCTCAGTAAGCCAAATGGAGCTCATATATTTATCTAAAGCAAGATACccatgccccaaaaaaaaaaaaaaaaaaaaaggactacaGAGTGAAAGTTGAAAACCTTGTATAGCTCAAGGCTGCGGATAAAGCTCACTTCTTCTTCGTTGCAATGATATTCTTTCTTATCAACTGGGAACTCTTGAACGCTAATTGGTAGATATATTCGGTCTCCTAAGTTCATAGAGTCTTTAGCTGTCACCttcaataatttcaaaaattttaaaatatatatatatatatatatatatataagaaaaaacagTTATACGGAgaatgccatatatatatataagaaaaaacagTTATACGGAGAATGCCATTTCTTACCCTGCGAAGTCGGGGTTTCTGTAATTCATCGCCCATTTCAGAATGTCCAATGTCACAGGATTCCCTTCGAACCTGCAAGTAAACAAGAAGAAATTGAGAGGACTTGGGCTTTCCAATTGAGAAGCCACAAAAGAACCTTCTAATGAATTTGGGTTCTACAACTAAGAAGCCATGGAAGAACATTCTTATTGCTATTTCGTGcacgaaggaaaaaaaaaaaaaaaaaaaaaaaaaaaacacaacctGTCTGAGGCGGAAGAGCTTCTGAACAAGGCTTCTAGGAAGCTCAGGGCAACAACGGACAACCCATTTAAGCGCCGTGGTGGAGGAGCTATATGGGGGGTTTGCAGCTCCACGGCCTATTGCGGCGtcgtttttattttccaatcgGTTTCTCGCGATCTCCTTCCCCAGAATTCCACCGTCGACGGTGGAAGTGTACGGAGGCAAAGTGAACcatttgttgctgttgttgtcgCCGGGGTTTTCTTCTTGAGTGAGTGTTTCGGGGGCAATGGATGAGTAGTGAGAACGCCACTCGTGGAAAGGGGAGAAGAAAAGCCTCGCGCCATCCAAAACGGTGTCGTTTAGTGGTGAACGGAGTAGGATTCGGCGGAGGAGTTTGGGGTTTGCCATTGTTTGTGGCTTCAGGGCTTTCACAGAAGAGGAAGACAAAAGCCCAGCAAGGTTTAAGGAAGGGTTTTCGGTTCCATCTTAGTTCTTTATacgataataattaaaaaataaaaaataaaaataaaaactgggAAATTGGCATTTGCACATGAAACTTTATTAAGGTAGATACTTTACGCCCACTGTTACACTTCAAAATTTATCAAAGTTgacattttgtattttaaataattgtttggataattttatatGTAGTTTTTGAGGTTTgctttaattcaattttatatttcaaatgcagtatttattttaaataaacgTTTATACATTTTCAGAGGAGGTAACTGCAATTACATTTATACCccttttttataagaaaattaataaaatttacacatgttttataaatttataaataaaattaatagaagagataaataaaaaagttttaaataattaaattcataaataagctCATtcagtttataaaatttatagatttataaataaactaatttagTTCCTACCACAACTATCtacataattttttgaattttattgtagaaatttttaaatctcTTTGTTCCATTCTAAAGATCTTACatataattaactttttaaacCACTGATTTAGCATTTGAAGACCATAATATATATCCACTAGTTTAGAATTAActtcttaaataataatatctatCATTGTTTCTAATGAAAACCAACAAGAATTGGGAGAGATCTGCGAAGGCCATGGTAgacaaaaggaagaagaaagaaggacccaaaaaaaggggaaaaaaattgcatattttccaaaaaaataaaatgtgtatatatatatatatatatatatttttaatgtgcAATTACTTATTTTCAATCGTCTTCATAaactttcttatattttatatatttttatttattgttttagtttttttctttttttaattttttttcactttaatattcaaaaataaagattttttttttaaaaaaaataatcttgCAATTTTCGAATTAGGcttgagagaaaattttttttttaacattttattacattatatatttatcaaaaattatatttttcttttaaaaatataaaataactcaTTTAActgttaattttaataaaaaaataaaaaaataaaaaaataaattgcagttaaaatatcaaaaaattaaaaactgaaATTAAATGAGAGCAAATATCAGATACTGctgttaaaattatcatattagtATTTTACATCCCAAATTCATACATCTCTTGCGTCCCTCTGTCGATCAAACAAACAAAGACTCACGTGCATGTCAAGTGATACATAATCAAGGGTAGGGAACGTCATTTCACTTTAGTTTGCGGAAGGGAGATCCAAAACGCCAGTTCCCAGAAGTAAAACGACAATGTTGCCAAGAGTTTGGGCATCAAAGCTGTTCTGGTCCTTGACTTGGACTCTGACAATGGAATTGCAGCGATTTTGACTCCATTGCCCATTTCTCGATCCAAAGAGACTTCTTCTGCTCCAACAACCCCCACTTCTATTTTCTTGTCCCTCCTGTTGACCAGTTCGACCATGATGTTAGCGACGTATAGACGTatttatatgtgcatatatttattattttatttataagaaaataaaatcaataaaatttggGATCCAAGGATTCCTTCATGGATGATGAGATTCAGACATagttgttatttttaatatggGTCTTAATCATTAGCTAACAACTAGAGAATTTCGTCCTTTATTATccaattattttccttttttgtttttttaagcattaatttattttttccttttggtgcTTGATAACTATCACTGTTATTTCTGCAACTGGTTTTTATTTGACATGTATGTATATCTGGGTTTTTTTCAAGCTTGTGATTCATATAACATCTCCAATTTCTGTTCAAGCTGTGCAAATTTCTTTTAACATGTCTAATCAAGCTTCATGATTGTCATCCACAACTTTGATCAAGCCGTGGCCTAATCTTAAATCACACtttgcttttaaaatatatttaaattgaaattggttattctaaattaaaaatatataaatagttataaaatttaacttttcattagtttttatcaaaattgatattttaaaaaaaaatctttataatgattaaatattgaacctaatttaaaataataatcaaacatatctacaaaaatatcttttttttttttttagtttctataaatagattttttattttattaggaatAACCATTCTATATAATAAATGGGACTAAagtcaatttaaaaattgagggcctaatataaaacaaattctaaattgaaggTTTAATGTGAAACATTTTAAACTTGTGGGCCTACTGTATCatatagttaaaataaaaatactaaagtGTAATtgactttaatttttattaaaagatacAGCCTAGAATTTGACATAAAAGGTTTGAAATAATGAAAGAAAAGTTTTTTGCAATAAAAGATGAACTCTATAAGTTTCATAAAGATTGAAGTGATCAAAATagcactatttatttatttttatttattaacgtattaagtttttggttttttcatataaattgtatgtattttatttactttaatgaTATGTTCATGTTGATTAATGATAATTAGATATCCTTgttaactataaatataaagaggaagaaaataaacaaatgcaaATGAAACACATCTTAAAattgtgttagttttagttttatatCTAACAAACTTTGACTaccaataaataaaactaatagaAAATTAAAGTAAACTTAGGGTTGTCGGGACACATTTGGATGGACTTATG
This genomic interval carries:
- the LOC107426944 gene encoding RNA pseudouridine synthase 4, mitochondrial isoform X5, whose translation is MANPKLLRRILLRSPLNDTVLDGARLFFSPFHEWRSHYSSIAPETLTQEENPGDNNSNKWFTLPPYTSTVDGGILGKEIARNRLENKNDAAIGRGAANPPYSSSTTALKWVVRCCPELPRSLVQKLFRLRQVRRESCDIGHSEMGDELQKPRLRRVTAKDSMNLGDRIYLPISVQEFPVDKKEYHCNEEEVSFIRSLELYKDPAIIVVNKPPGMPVQGGIGIKRSLDELAATCLSYDCLEPPRLVHRLDRDSSGILVMGRTQTSATVLHTIFREKTFGASHDVGNRQCKENSAKKVLGTCYWISKTSEGFHLSTSEKGYTWLELSPITGRKHQLRVHCAEVLGTPILGDYKYGWQAHKNWKPFPCSNHENNSNEVPKRKILPFGLDLDNGDISDKHPRLHLHCKQMVLPDISLVLQNVQLYSDYDLSHLESIKLVASLPSHMQRSWELTNS
- the LOC107426944 gene encoding RNA pseudouridine synthase 4, mitochondrial isoform X4 — its product is MANPKLLRRILLRSPLNDTVLDGARLFFSPFHEWRSHYSSIAPETLTQEENPGDNNSNKWFTLPPYTSTVDGGILGKEIARNRLENKNDAAIGRGAANPPYSSSTTALKWVVRCCPELPRSLVQKLFRLRQVRRESCDIGHSEMGDELQKPRLRRVTAKDSMNLGDRIYLPISVQEFPVDKKEYHCNEEEVSFIRSLELYKGGIGIKRSLDELAATCLSYDCLEPPRLVHRLDRDSSGILVMGRTQTSATVLHTIFREKTFGASHDVGKEIDNVKRILQRRYWALVIGSPRHRKGFISAPLRKVVLDNGKSDRITVMHNSQTLASQHAITKYKVIGSSHGYTWLELSPITGRKHQLRVHCAEVLGTPILGDYKYGWQAHKNWKPFPCSNHENNSNEVPKRKILPFGLDLDNGDISDKHPRLHLHCKQMVLPDISLVLQNVQLYSDYDLSHLESIKLVASLPSHMQRSWELTNS
- the LOC107426944 gene encoding RNA pseudouridine synthase 4, mitochondrial isoform X1 encodes the protein MANPKLLRRILLRSPLNDTVLDGARLFFSPFHEWRSHYSSIAPETLTQEENPGDNNSNKWFTLPPYTSTVDGGILGKEIARNRLENKNDAAIGRGAANPPYSSSTTALKWVVRCCPELPRSLVQKLFRLRQVRRESCDIGHSEMGDELQKPRLRRVTAKDSMNLGDRIYLPISVQEFPVDKKEYHCNEEEVSFIRSLELYKDPAIIVVNKPPGMPVQGGIGIKRSLDELAATCLSYDCLEPPRLVHRLDRDSSGILVMGRTQTSATVLHTIFREKTFGASHDVGKEIDNVKRILQRRYWALVIGSPRHRKGFISAPLRKVVLDNGKSDRITVMHNSQTLASQHAITKYKVIGSSHGYTWLELSPITGRKHQLRVHCAEVLGTPILGDYKYGWQAHKNWKPFPCSNHENNSNEVPKRKILPFGLDLDNGDISDKHPRLHLHCKQMVLPDISLVLQNVQLYSDYDLSHLESIKLVASLPSHMQRSWELTNS
- the LOC107426944 gene encoding RNA pseudouridine synthase 4, mitochondrial isoform X3 → MANPKLLRRILLRSPLNDTVLDGARLFFSPFHEWRSHYSSIAPETLTQEENPGDNNSNKWFTLPPYTSTVDGGILGKEIARNRLENKNDAAIGRGAANPPYSSSTTALKWVVRCCPELPRSLVQKLFRLRQVRRESCDIGHSEMGDELQKPRLRRVTAKDSMNLGDRIYLPISVQEFPVDKKEYHCNEEEVSFIRSLELYKDPAIIVVNKPPGMPVQGGIGIKRSLDELAATCLSYDCLEPPRLVHRLDRDSSGILVMGRTQTSATVLHTIFREKTFGASHDVDNVKRILQRRYWALVIGSPRHRKGFISAPLRKVVLDNGKSDRITVMHNSQTLASQHAITKYKVIGSSHGYTWLELSPITGRKHQLRVHCAEVLGTPILGDYKYGWQAHKNWKPFPCSNHENNSNEVPKRKILPFGLDLDNGDISDKHPRLHLHCKQMVLPDISLVLQNVQLYSDYDLSHLESIKLVASLPSHMQRSWELTNS